AGAGAAAACTTTTTGCTGTTGTTCTATAACCGCAGATATTTTCCGTTGATTTTAAAAACCCATGTAACCTCCTGTCATGATACGAATGATCGAAAGCAAATCCGCAGGGCATGCAAAGGCATACTTTAAGGATGCCTTGTCGCGATCGGACTACTACACGAATGAGCAAGAACTGATAGGAACATGGGATGGAAAACTGGCTGGTAGGTTGGGGCTTACGGGCTCCATAAATCAGAAGGATTTTTTTGCACTTTGTGAAAACAAAATTCCATCAAGCGGCGAGCACCTGACACCCAGGACAAAAGAAAATAGAAGGGTTGGTTACGATATAAATTTTCATTGTCCGAAATCTGTTTCGGTGCTTCATGTGCTTTCAAAAGATGACCATATTCTGAATGCTTTTCGGGATAGCGTCACCGAAACAATGAAGCATTTGGAAGCAGATGTAAAAACAAGGGTCAGGAAATCGGGGCAGAATTCGGAACGTGAAACTGGCGAATTGATCTATGCGCATTTTGTCCATCAAACGGCAAGACCCGTGGAAGGTTTTGCGCCTGACCCGCATTTGCATAGTCATTGTTTTACATTCAACGCGACCTGGGACAAAACCGAAGAACAATTCAAGGCGGGCGAGTTTGGCGGCATTAAAAAAGATATGCCTTACTATCAGGCATATTTTCACAAAACGCTTTCCGACAAACTTGTGGAGTTAGGTTATCAGATAAAAATTACAGACAAGGCTTTTGAAATCGATGGCGTACCAAAAAGGGTTATTGACCTCTTTTCAAAACGCACCGATGAAATCGGGCGCATTGCCAAAGAGAAAGGTATTACCGATGCAAAACAACTCGACGAGTTAGGAGCGCGAACAAGATCAAAAAAGGAAAAAGGTATCAGCATGGAGGAATTGAAAAATGTGTGGCGGGAACAAATTAAAACTTTGCAAAAGGAAGAAGGCGAAGGAGAAACGATTGTTCGTTTTCATCCAACCAAAGAAGCCAGTAAAGAAGCGGCGGGCGTATGTATTGACCATGCGCTTTTGCATTGCTTTGAACGTGCATCGGTCATGAATGATCGGCGCATTTTGCAGGAGGCTTTTCGGTATGGCTTAGGCAATATTTCTGTAAACACGGAAAATATTGAACATGCGTTTAAGGAAGACGCCCGTATCATTCATCTTAATGAAAACGGCAAAACTGTCTGTACGACGGAAGAAGTTCTAAAAGAAGAAGAGCGCATGGTTATCTTGGCTAAGGAACGCCAGGGCAAGGCTGTCCCCCTCTATTCAGAAGCTCCTCAAACCGTTTTAAAAGGGCAGCAAGGGGATGCAATCGTTCATGTTCTTACCAACAGCGATTATGTTACCATAATTAGAGGTGTTGCGGGTTCAGGTAAAACAACCTTGCTCAAAGAACTCACCCAAAAAATTGAAGCCGTTCAAAAGAACGTTGGGGTAGTAGCACCCTTCGCTTCCAACTCACGCGGCGTTCTAAGAGAAGAAGGTTTTGAAAAAGCCGATACAGTCGCAAAGCAGCTTGTAGATAAAGCCATGCAACAGGACATTAAAAACGGAGTTCTGATTGTGGACGAAGCCGGATTGCTTGGCACCAAAGATACTGTTGCCTTGCTGCAACTGGTAAAAAAAGAAAACGCCCGCATCGTATTTGTTGGAGATACAAGACAGCATGCAAGTGTAGTGCGCGGCGATGCCTTGAGGGTCTTAAATACAGTTGCGCAAATACCAGTTGCAGAAGTCAGCAAAATTTTCAGGCAGCAAGATGAGGCTTACAAATCTGCCGTAGAAGATTTGTCGAAGGGAAATGTTTCAGAAGCTTTTGCGAAGCTTGATGATATGGGTTCAATCGTCAGCCTTGAAGCATTAAAAGCGCAAAAGTTTTTGGTGGATCAATTTATGGTGGGATTACATGAAAAAAAGGAATGTCTTGTCGTATGTCCAACGCATGCGCAGGGAGATGCAATTACTAAAGAAATCCGAGAACGGATGAGATCGGAAAACCTTCTTGGAAAAAAAGAAATTGATGTCTTGCGCTATATAAATTTACAATTTACGGAAGCTAAGAAAAAAGATCTGCGCAACTACGAAGAAGGGCAGTTCGTAAAATTCAACCAAAATTTTAAAGGTATTCGCAGAGGCAGTATTTGGAAGATTGCCACTGACGGAAGCGGCATTTCAATTGTGAATGCGAAAGGCGAGAAAAAAACTTTGCCTGCGTATGGTCATGAACATTTTGAAATCAATAAAGTAGATGAGATTAAGGTTTCTAAAAATGATATTCTACGCGTAACGTCAAATAGTTTTGATCATGATAAAAAAAGGTTAGATAACGGTACGGTTTTAAAAGTTCTTTCTGTTTCAAAAAAAGGAGAAATGAAACTTGAAAATCCAACCAGCAAATCTATATACACGCTACAAAAAGATTTTGGGTTTATTACGCACGCTCATTGCGTAACTTCTCAATTTTCGCAAGGCAAAACTGTAGACAAGATATTTGTCTGGCAACCTGCCGGAACGTTTGCGGCAACCGATGCAAAGCAATTTTATGTGACGATTTCGAGAGGCAAAGAAACTGCGCTCGTTTGCACGGACGATAAAGAAGGTTTATTAAAGCATGTGCAAGAGTTGGGAAATAGAACCTCTGCGATCGAACTTGCTACTGAAGCCCAGCGACGCAATAAAAGTAAAATTCAAAATTGGGAAGTGTCACAACCGAAAATTTTAAACAAGCAAAATGACGATTATGCCCCTGAAATTTAAATTTGAAAATGAAGGTAAGACAAATGATGAAAATGAGAAGCCCGAAAGCTTATTTGAAAAATATGAAACTGCATCTACTGCGCGAAGCCTATGTATCTTAGATACAAAGGGTGTATACAAAATATTTTTCTACAATGAACTTTCGTATATAGAACTTGATCCTAAAAAAGATATTCTAGAACTGACCTTCCATAGCCAAAAAGTCATTTTGAAAGGAAAGAATTTGAAAAACATCCTGAACGAATTGCAAGAGCAAAAGTTGATGAAAATTGTCTGCGTGCAGGAAAGGTACGCTACAATAAAAAAACCGGAAGATGTCTTCATAACGGAGATTTCAATAAAATAAATAATAATTTGGATAGAATTTTTATATTTGTGCCAGGTGTTTGGTATGCCTGCTCGTTCGTGCAAAGATTTTATCAGCCATTAACAAGATAATATAACCTTCAGAGCTTATTATCCGACTACAGAATACGAACGCAATATCTCAGGATAATAATCTTTGAACAAAGGATTATATTATGGACGCAATCGAATTCTTCAAGCAACAAGCAAAAAATCTACACAAAGATTTCAAGACACAAACTCCTCTAGTTGGCAAAACGTCACATGGTTTTCAGTACGAGTATTCGCCAAAGTATTTTCACATTTATGATATCATTTCGGACTTTGATATCGATGAGAACAATTTTAGGCTCATGAAGGCACAACATGTGATTGCTAAAATTGCAAACTTTGATAGTTGGGGAAATCTAATAAAAGCTTCACCGTCAGAATTGGAACTTGCGAAACTATTATTTGAGCATCAGGATAAAATAGATTTGCTTTCATGGCAGTTTTATATTGCGGATGCACAAGCTATGAATAAAGACGAACTTGACGCAGAGATACAAGTAGAAATATTTAAACAGGTGGTTGTTGAAAATAATATTTTTGACATGGTCATAGATTGTTATCTCATCAAAGATGATTATTTGGAAGATTAAAGTCATGAACTTTGTTTTAGCATTATTTTCTTCATAAACTCTAATTTATGGATGAGCGTTCCCCCTTCACCGTAAGAGGGGCGGTTAAATTTATGTCCCATAAGGTCTGCCTGAATTCTATCAGGAGCATTAACAGCTAATAGTCTGTCCTGAAAGCTGTGCCGTAAAGAATAGATAGAGTGATTGGGAGAAGGAAACAATCCCAATCCTCTAAAATGTTTGTTCAAAATATTCGTCAGAGAATCCGGCATTCCCTTGTAGCGCGAGAAACCATCAGGAAAAGTTTTAAATGCTTCGAGCGCGTAGCCTACGAGTGGAATCGTCCTTTTCCTGTATTTCTTTTTGAGCGTATGTCCCTTGTGGGGATAGATGCATATATGCGGTATATCATCTTCAAGTTTTATTTCTTCAGGAATTAGACCAATAAGTTCAGACACACCAGCACCGGTTTCAGCAAATGCAGACAGGACGCATTTTGCTTCCTCATCAAGACCAATGAGATTTTGTGGATTTAAGATTACACCTTTGATAAAATCGGTAGTGAAGGGTAGCCGTGTGTTCTTATTGCTATTTTCAAACAATAGCTTTTTAAAAATATGCTGTGTATCAAGATTGATTTTCAAATTTTCACAAAGAGTCTCGATGACTGTTTTGATATTCACCAAATCCTTGTTGGCGGAAGAGGGCACCTTGTCTTCATGTTCAATTCGGTATATCCACCAGTCACGCAACTTTAAAATATCTTCTCTTGCAAATTTTTGCAGCGGCTTGTTTCCGACACACTCTACCAAATTATTGAATGCTTTTATTTTGGGGTTCTTCCACTTGCGAATTTGGTCTTCAGTTTTGTTTAAAATCTTTGCTTTGGAGTAGGTCCAATAGTGGAACAAAGCCTGGTCAAGCATAAGGAC
The Ferruginibacter albus DNA segment above includes these coding regions:
- the mobF gene encoding MobF family relaxase, which produces MIRMIESKSAGHAKAYFKDALSRSDYYTNEQELIGTWDGKLAGRLGLTGSINQKDFFALCENKIPSSGEHLTPRTKENRRVGYDINFHCPKSVSVLHVLSKDDHILNAFRDSVTETMKHLEADVKTRVRKSGQNSERETGELIYAHFVHQTARPVEGFAPDPHLHSHCFTFNATWDKTEEQFKAGEFGGIKKDMPYYQAYFHKTLSDKLVELGYQIKITDKAFEIDGVPKRVIDLFSKRTDEIGRIAKEKGITDAKQLDELGARTRSKKEKGISMEELKNVWREQIKTLQKEEGEGETIVRFHPTKEASKEAAGVCIDHALLHCFERASVMNDRRILQEAFRYGLGNISVNTENIEHAFKEDARIIHLNENGKTVCTTEEVLKEEERMVILAKERQGKAVPLYSEAPQTVLKGQQGDAIVHVLTNSDYVTIIRGVAGSGKTTLLKELTQKIEAVQKNVGVVAPFASNSRGVLREEGFEKADTVAKQLVDKAMQQDIKNGVLIVDEAGLLGTKDTVALLQLVKKENARIVFVGDTRQHASVVRGDALRVLNTVAQIPVAEVSKIFRQQDEAYKSAVEDLSKGNVSEAFAKLDDMGSIVSLEALKAQKFLVDQFMVGLHEKKECLVVCPTHAQGDAITKEIRERMRSENLLGKKEIDVLRYINLQFTEAKKKDLRNYEEGQFVKFNQNFKGIRRGSIWKIATDGSGISIVNAKGEKKTLPAYGHEHFEINKVDEIKVSKNDILRVTSNSFDHDKKRLDNGTVLKVLSVSKKGEMKLENPTSKSIYTLQKDFGFITHAHCVTSQFSQGKTVDKIFVWQPAGTFAATDAKQFYVTISRGKETALVCTDDKEGLLKHVQELGNRTSAIELATEAQRRNKSKIQNWEVSQPKILNKQNDDYAPEI
- a CDS encoding site-specific integrase; the encoded protein is MLYLLFKNGCYYFNRKVPNHLLSHYKSPQIRFSLKTKNKRIAARMAFFQNEKLESYWDTLNRTSNELSKNDYITTLTSANKMGFEYLEPKQISNLPIQQILERLFTLAQPKDEPNKVAAILGGVEEPVLMLDQALFHYWTYSKAKILNKTEDQIRKWKNPKIKAFNNLVECVGNKPLQKFAREDILKLRDWWIYRIEHEDKVPSSANKDLVNIKTVIETLCENLKINLDTQHIFKKLLFENSNKNTRLPFTTDFIKGVILNPQNLIGLDEEAKCVLSAFAETGAGVSELIGLIPEEIKLEDDIPHICIYPHKGHTLKKKYRKRTIPLVGYALEAFKTFPDGFSRYKGMPDSLTNILNKHFRGLGLFPSPNHSIYSLRHSFQDRLLAVNAPDRIQADLMGHKFNRPSYGEGGTLIHKLEFMKKIMLKQSS